One window of Aerococcus tenax genomic DNA carries:
- a CDS encoding P-II family nitrogen regulator, which yields MQEMIITIVDHKYGRDVIKTAREAGAVGATVVKGRGAGYKDYEAAFDVTIEEEKDIVLMVVDSEKVSAISQAIVEKMNLRSPNSGITFSLPVNNTTGLLREIE from the coding sequence ATGCAAGAAATGATTATTACCATTGTTGACCATAAATATGGTCGCGATGTGATCAAAACTGCCCGGGAAGCGGGAGCTGTCGGAGCTACTGTCGTTAAGGGACGTGGAGCGGGTTATAAAGATTATGAAGCCGCTTTTGATGTCACCATCGAAGAAGAAAAAGATATTGTCTTAATGGTGGTAGATAGTGAAAAGGTAAGTGCCATTTCCCAGGCTATTGTTGAAAAAATGAACCTAAGATCACCAAATTCAGGAATTACCTTTTCCCTACCTGTCAATAATACGACCGGTTTATTGCGTGAAATTGAATAA
- a CDS encoding DUF1538 domain-containing protein has protein sequence MDVLIDSFKETAYSVLPVVAIVLVLSFFVVDVPANMLLAFIIGAILLMLGLTIFLTGIDVGMTPIGNHLGHYVAGNSSVKVIAVISFIIGFAVTIAEPDLLILGLQIQEATSGALSQQLVVLSVSIGVGIMIAFGVFRLLKRIALKHFFALVYGIILILAIFSEDSNIAMGFDASGATTGALTTPFILALSGSLAQRMGGKDAEDNAFGLVGAMSTGPILATLLLILLSQSNIQPAESVVEPTQNVFYAIVSSFLPTLVESIIALIPIVLLFIYMNWRHFQLDKEELMDIFKGIIYTVIGLTIFLVGVHEGFMDMGKFLGQAMAERGNLWLIITGFILGLVVVLAEPAVHVLGDQVEDVTGGYIPNKILMIALSIGVALAVGLSMLRISSDQLMVWHFLLPGFALAILLSYQVPNLFTGIAFDAGGVASGPMTATFILAFAQGAADYLPNANALDAFGVIAFVAMIPVIMVELLGLIFKIQTKTSD, from the coding sequence ATGGATGTTTTAATTGATAGTTTTAAAGAAACAGCTTACTCGGTATTACCTGTGGTGGCAATTGTATTAGTGCTATCATTTTTTGTGGTTGATGTGCCGGCTAATATGTTGCTCGCTTTTATTATCGGGGCGATTTTACTCATGTTAGGGCTGACGATTTTTCTAACTGGTATTGATGTGGGGATGACCCCAATTGGAAATCACTTAGGTCACTATGTTGCCGGAAATAGCTCGGTTAAGGTCATTGCAGTAATCAGTTTTATTATTGGTTTTGCAGTGACTATCGCTGAGCCAGACTTATTGATACTGGGTCTGCAAATTCAAGAGGCGACTTCAGGTGCCTTGAGTCAGCAACTAGTCGTCTTATCAGTCTCTATTGGTGTGGGGATCATGATTGCATTTGGAGTATTTCGACTCTTGAAACGAATTGCTTTAAAGCATTTCTTTGCACTTGTTTACGGAATTATTTTAATACTAGCTATTTTTTCTGAAGATTCTAACATTGCTATGGGCTTTGACGCTTCTGGCGCGACTACAGGGGCATTAACCACTCCCTTTATTTTAGCCTTGTCAGGTTCCCTTGCCCAAAGGATGGGGGGAAAGGACGCTGAAGACAACGCCTTTGGTCTGGTTGGCGCCATGAGTACTGGGCCAATCTTAGCGACCCTTTTACTGATTCTATTATCGCAAAGTAATATTCAACCAGCTGAATCGGTGGTTGAACCGACACAAAATGTGTTTTATGCGATTGTATCCAGTTTTCTGCCGACTCTAGTTGAATCGATTATTGCCCTTATCCCGATTGTTCTCTTATTTATCTATATGAACTGGAGACATTTCCAACTTGATAAAGAAGAATTGATGGATATTTTTAAAGGAATTATTTATACGGTGATTGGTTTAACTATTTTCCTAGTTGGTGTCCATGAAGGTTTCATGGATATGGGGAAATTCCTTGGCCAAGCCATGGCTGAAAGAGGAAATCTATGGTTAATTATTACTGGATTTATTCTTGGTTTAGTTGTTGTCCTCGCTGAGCCGGCTGTCCATGTCTTGGGAGACCAAGTTGAGGATGTTACGGGTGGATATATTCCTAATAAAATCCTTATGATTGCACTCTCCATAGGGGTGGCTCTAGCAGTTGGTTTGTCCATGTTACGAATTTCCAGTGACCAGTTAATGGTCTGGCATTTCCTCTTACCTGGTTTTGCCTTGGCCATCCTCTTGTCTTACCAAGTCCCTAATCTATTTACTGGGATCGCTTTTGACGCTGGTGGGGTAGCTTCTGGTCCGATGACAGCTACTTTTATTTTAGCCTTTGCCCAAGGAGCAGCTGACTATCTCCCCAATGCAAATGCATTAGATGCCTTTGGTGTGATTGCTTTTGTTGCTATGATTCCAGTGATCATGGTAGAATTACTCGGATTAATATTTAAGATTCAAACAAAGACAAGTGATTAA
- a CDS encoding P-II family nitrogen regulator, with translation MNKEPVLFLAIVKEGMASRLLKRAKQAGASGGTIIRAYGTVQSNLLRSLGLQGTEREIFLTIVPKEKEAEIHAHLEDALKLKKKGTGVLFSFDVSSYLGNQNHSYFFNEADQKNKDQLLVTIVQRDLADQVVDAARDEGAKGATILHGRGSGAHEKSSIFSIQIEPEKEIVWMVLPANKIKQVTDNISETMKITEPGHGLIFSLPISSVSGLIAQGKKG, from the coding sequence GTGAATAAAGAACCAGTTTTATTTTTAGCCATTGTTAAAGAAGGGATGGCTAGCCGTTTATTGAAGCGCGCCAAACAAGCTGGTGCATCAGGTGGAACGATTATTAGAGCCTACGGGACTGTTCAAAGCAACTTATTGCGGTCCTTGGGTTTACAAGGAACCGAACGTGAAATCTTTTTAACCATTGTTCCAAAAGAAAAAGAAGCGGAAATCCATGCCCATTTAGAAGATGCCCTTAAATTAAAGAAAAAGGGGACAGGTGTCCTATTTTCTTTTGATGTATCTTCTTATTTAGGCAATCAAAACCATAGCTATTTCTTTAATGAGGCAGACCAAAAAAACAAAGACCAGCTCCTGGTAACCATAGTACAAAGGGATTTAGCTGATCAAGTGGTTGATGCTGCCCGTGACGAAGGGGCTAAGGGAGCAACGATTTTACATGGTCGTGGAAGTGGCGCCCATGAAAAATCCAGCATTTTTTCCATTCAAATTGAACCCGAAAAAGAAATTGTTTGGATGGTTCTTCCCGCCAATAAAATTAAACAAGTAACAGATAACATTTCAGAGACAATGAAAATTACGGAGCCAGGCCATGGGCTAATTTTTTCCTTGCCGATCTCAAGTGTCAGTGGCTTGATTGCTCAGGGGAAAAAAGGCTAG
- the rimP gene encoding ribosome maturation factor RimP: MAKVTDQVKALIEADINEMGYQLFDITFSKEGKDWYLRIYIDNNDGITIADCVKASEKISEILDNVENDPIPQAYYLEVSSPGAERPLNNDNAIQQAIGKWVHLNFYHEIDGSKFVEGRLLEASEQYFTLEVKDKTRRLVQDFPRKSVSLIRLAIEF, from the coding sequence ATGGCTAAAGTTACTGACCAAGTGAAAGCATTAATTGAAGCTGATATTAATGAAATGGGATATCAATTATTTGATATCACTTTTTCCAAAGAGGGTAAGGATTGGTATTTACGCATCTACATAGATAATAATGACGGCATAACGATCGCTGATTGTGTAAAAGCAAGTGAAAAGATTTCTGAAATCTTAGACAATGTCGAAAACGACCCTATTCCCCAAGCTTACTACCTAGAAGTATCTTCTCCTGGAGCGGAACGTCCTTTAAATAATGATAATGCCATCCAACAAGCAATTGGTAAATGGGTTCATTTAAATTTCTACCATGAAATTGATGGTAGCAAATTTGTTGAAGGACGCCTTTTAGAAGCTAGTGAACAATATTTTACTTTAGAAGTAAAAGATAAGACCCGACGTTTAGTTCAAGACTTTCCGCGTAAAAGCGTGTCTTTAATTCGTTTGGCAATAGAATTTTAA
- the nusA gene encoding transcription termination factor NusA → MSKQLIQAFEMLEQEKGISKDTIIDAVQSALVFAYKRNFDQAQNVEVVFDEKKGSFHVYSVKEVVETVMDSNLEVSLEDALEINRGYEIGDKIRFEVTPEDFGRIAAQTAKQVITQRLREAEREIIYEEFIDYEDDLLTGTVERQDRRYIYVNLGKIEAVLTPEGQIPGEYFQPHDRIQVYVERVENTTKGPQIYVSRTHPNMLKRLFEQEVPEIYDGTVEIRAIAREAGDRSKLAVYSNDPNVDPVGTCVGPRGSRVQTVVNELKGENMDIIEWDEDPAVLIANALNPADVLAVHFVPNEQACVVVVPDNHLSLAIGKRGQNARLAAKLTGYKIDIKSETEYEDYQDSEEYKEKFLQDQNLEAESEEVESLLNDVNAGEELMSDPAALASDSLVSEETDPLLSEVSADDQAGFENYDEENIHPDDMEEIVSDVEESDEVTYDELLDEGQDLEKE, encoded by the coding sequence ATGAGTAAACAACTAATTCAAGCCTTTGAAATGTTAGAACAAGAAAAAGGTATATCAAAGGATACCATTATAGATGCTGTGCAATCAGCATTGGTCTTTGCTTACAAGCGAAATTTCGACCAGGCACAAAATGTCGAAGTTGTTTTTGATGAAAAAAAAGGGAGTTTCCACGTTTATTCTGTAAAAGAAGTGGTGGAAACCGTGATGGACTCTAATTTAGAAGTATCCCTAGAGGATGCTTTGGAAATCAATCGGGGTTACGAAATTGGCGATAAAATTCGCTTTGAAGTCACCCCTGAGGACTTTGGGCGTATCGCAGCACAAACAGCCAAGCAGGTCATCACCCAACGTTTACGTGAAGCAGAACGTGAAATCATTTATGAAGAATTTATCGATTATGAAGATGACTTGTTAACTGGGACAGTGGAAAGACAAGACCGGCGCTATATCTATGTGAATTTAGGTAAAATTGAGGCAGTTTTAACCCCTGAGGGACAAATCCCTGGAGAGTATTTCCAACCCCATGACCGTATCCAAGTTTATGTGGAAAGGGTTGAAAATACTACAAAAGGGCCTCAAATTTACGTGAGTCGTACTCATCCTAATATGCTAAAACGCTTATTTGAGCAGGAAGTGCCAGAAATCTACGATGGAACCGTTGAAATTCGCGCAATTGCTAGAGAAGCAGGCGATCGGTCTAAGCTAGCTGTTTATTCTAATGACCCTAATGTGGATCCAGTGGGGACCTGTGTGGGGCCTAGAGGTAGCCGGGTGCAAACAGTGGTTAATGAACTAAAGGGTGAAAATATGGATATTATCGAATGGGATGAGGATCCTGCGGTTCTTATTGCCAATGCTTTAAATCCAGCTGATGTTCTCGCTGTTCATTTTGTGCCTAATGAACAGGCTTGTGTAGTCGTTGTTCCAGACAATCATTTGTCTTTAGCCATCGGTAAGCGAGGGCAAAACGCTCGTCTAGCAGCTAAGTTAACGGGTTATAAGATTGATATTAAGTCTGAAACTGAGTATGAAGACTATCAAGATTCTGAAGAATACAAAGAAAAATTTTTACAAGATCAAAATCTTGAAGCTGAGAGTGAAGAAGTCGAAAGCCTCTTAAACGATGTTAACGCAGGGGAAGAACTCATGAGTGATCCGGCTGCCTTAGCCTCTGATTCTCTAGTTAGTGAGGAAACTGATCCTTTATTATCAGAAGTTTCAGCAGATGACCAAGCTGGTTTCGAAAATTACGATGAAGAAAATATCCATCCTGATGATATGGAAGAAATTGTTTCAGATGTTGAAGAATCCGATGAAGTGACATACGATGAATTGTTGGATGAAGGTCAAGATCTCGAAAAAGAATAG
- the rnpM gene encoding RNase P modulator RnpM codes for MKKRKIPMRRCVVSNEQFPKKELIRVVRTPEGEVAIDPSGKMNGRGAYVATDPDIVQKAWDKHLLDKHLEVSIDDAFYNELKDYADHMKARKELYGNE; via the coding sequence ATGAAAAAGCGCAAAATACCGATGCGTCGGTGTGTGGTGTCTAATGAGCAATTTCCAAAAAAAGAGTTAATTCGGGTTGTCCGTACACCAGAGGGCGAAGTTGCTATTGACCCGAGTGGGAAAATGAATGGACGCGGTGCCTATGTAGCGACCGACCCTGACATAGTTCAAAAGGCATGGGATAAGCACCTACTGGACAAGCACTTGGAAGTTAGCATTGATGACGCTTTTTATAATGAATTAAAGGATTACGCTGATCATATGAAAGCTAGAAAAGAGCTATATGGCAATGAATAA
- a CDS encoding L7Ae/L30e/S12e/Gadd45 family ribosomal protein: protein MNKRLNLLGLAQVAGGLISGESSVIEAVQKGKALHVIAATDLSERSLKTIKNKCDFYQVPLSLEFTQAEISQALGKKRSICAFTNQGFAKKFN, encoded by the coding sequence ATGAATAAGCGCTTAAATCTTTTAGGGCTTGCCCAGGTTGCCGGTGGCTTGATCAGTGGAGAAAGCAGCGTTATTGAAGCCGTTCAAAAGGGTAAGGCACTTCACGTCATCGCAGCGACAGATTTAAGTGAGCGTTCATTAAAAACCATTAAGAACAAATGTGATTTTTACCAAGTTCCCTTGAGTTTAGAATTTACCCAAGCAGAGATAAGCCAAGCCCTCGGTAAGAAGCGGTCAATTTGCGCTTTTACTAATCAAGGCTTTGCTAAAAAATTTAATTGA
- the infB gene encoding translation initiation factor IF-2 translates to MSKKRVYEYAKEKNISSKELLASAKKAGLSYTSHMSSMTDEDIQTMEKYFAKGKSQPKQKESSQEKQGNKQSQSEKAGKKQEKHNHNKGEKKPANKQEEKGQDHKKKDGQSGKNSQSNTNKKANKKNNKKNRRKNNKQSKYEDKHLKHNQRKKVQHNNSSAPSRKKKESPEKIEFTDGMTVAELAKKIKRSPADIIKSLMMLGVMANQNQDLDSDTIQLILAEYGIEAEEKVIIDPTDFDHYFEEAKEEKADNLQERPAVVTIMGHVDHGKTTLLDYLRHANVVEGEAGGITQHIGAYQVHANDKEITFLDTPGHAAFTTMRSRGADVTDIVVIVVAADDGVMPQTVEAINHAKAAEVPIIVAVNKIDKPQANPDRVKQELTEYELIPEEWGGDTIFVNISAKFGENIDELLEMILLVAEVEELKANPNRNALGSVIEAELDAHRGAVATILVQEGTLHQGDAIVVGDTYGRVRTMTNDQGRRIKSAGPSTPIEITGLQEAPQAGDRFVVFDDEKTARNIGERRAQQAQELRRHQTHKVTLDNLFDTIKEGEMKTVNIIIKADVQGSVEAIASSMKKIDVEGVKVDIIHGAVGAINESDVSLAAASNAVIIGFNVRPTPTAKTQAQEEEVEIRLHNVIYNALQEVEDAMKGQLDPEYKEEITGYVTIRETYHVSKLGTIGGGYVTDGYIERNSKIRLIRDNIVIYEGQLSSLRRFQDDVKQVNKGYECGLMIEDYNDIKVDDQIEAYHMVEVKR, encoded by the coding sequence ATGTCAAAAAAACGTGTCTATGAATATGCAAAAGAAAAAAATATTTCTAGTAAGGAGTTATTAGCTAGTGCTAAAAAGGCTGGATTATCCTACACTAGCCATATGTCTTCGATGACAGATGAAGATATCCAAACCATGGAAAAGTATTTTGCAAAGGGAAAAAGTCAGCCTAAGCAAAAAGAGTCTAGCCAAGAGAAACAAGGTAATAAGCAATCTCAGTCTGAAAAAGCTGGTAAAAAACAAGAAAAGCATAATCATAACAAAGGCGAGAAAAAACCAGCGAATAAGCAAGAAGAAAAAGGCCAAGACCATAAAAAGAAGGACGGTCAATCCGGCAAGAACAGCCAATCAAACACTAATAAAAAGGCCAATAAGAAAAACAATAAAAAGAATCGCCGTAAAAATAACAAACAATCAAAATATGAGGACAAGCATTTAAAACATAATCAACGTAAAAAAGTCCAACATAATAATTCTTCGGCTCCTAGCCGCAAGAAAAAAGAAAGCCCAGAAAAAATTGAATTTACTGATGGCATGACCGTTGCTGAGTTAGCTAAAAAAATCAAAAGGTCTCCAGCTGATATTATTAAGAGTTTGATGATGCTTGGTGTTATGGCCAACCAAAACCAAGATTTAGATTCAGATACTATTCAATTAATTTTAGCTGAATATGGCATTGAAGCTGAAGAAAAGGTTATCATTGATCCTACTGACTTCGACCATTATTTTGAAGAGGCTAAAGAAGAAAAAGCGGATAATTTACAAGAACGTCCAGCCGTTGTAACCATTATGGGTCACGTTGACCACGGGAAAACTACCTTACTAGATTACTTAAGACACGCCAACGTGGTTGAAGGGGAAGCTGGTGGCATTACCCAACATATTGGTGCCTACCAAGTCCATGCTAATGACAAAGAAATTACCTTCTTAGATACTCCGGGGCACGCGGCCTTCACTACCATGCGTTCACGTGGAGCTGACGTTACCGATATTGTCGTCATTGTTGTAGCAGCTGATGATGGTGTTATGCCACAAACTGTTGAAGCCATTAACCATGCTAAGGCCGCTGAAGTACCTATTATCGTAGCAGTTAATAAAATTGATAAACCACAGGCCAACCCTGACCGCGTTAAACAAGAATTAACCGAATATGAGTTGATTCCAGAAGAATGGGGCGGCGATACCATTTTTGTTAATATTTCAGCCAAGTTTGGTGAAAATATTGATGAATTACTTGAAATGATTCTCTTAGTGGCTGAAGTTGAAGAACTAAAAGCCAATCCTAATCGCAACGCCCTTGGTTCTGTGATTGAAGCGGAATTAGATGCCCATCGTGGTGCCGTAGCGACTATTTTGGTTCAAGAAGGGACTTTACACCAAGGAGACGCTATTGTTGTAGGAGACACTTATGGACGGGTTCGTACCATGACTAACGACCAAGGTCGTCGGATTAAGTCAGCAGGTCCTTCAACACCAATTGAAATTACCGGTTTACAAGAAGCTCCTCAAGCAGGCGACCGTTTTGTGGTCTTTGATGATGAAAAGACTGCCAGAAATATTGGTGAACGTCGTGCCCAACAAGCTCAAGAATTACGCCGCCATCAAACCCATAAGGTCACCCTTGATAACCTGTTTGATACCATTAAAGAAGGCGAAATGAAGACCGTTAATATTATTATTAAGGCCGATGTCCAAGGTTCTGTTGAGGCTATTGCCTCCAGTATGAAGAAAATTGATGTTGAAGGCGTTAAGGTTGATATTATTCATGGTGCTGTCGGTGCCATTAACGAGAGTGATGTATCCTTAGCGGCAGCTTCCAATGCAGTTATTATTGGCTTCAATGTCAGACCAACGCCAACAGCTAAAACCCAAGCCCAAGAAGAAGAAGTCGAAATTCGTCTTCATAACGTGATCTACAACGCGCTTCAAGAAGTTGAAGATGCAATGAAAGGTCAGTTAGATCCAGAATATAAAGAAGAAATTACGGGTTATGTAACGATTCGGGAAACCTACCATGTTTCTAAGTTAGGAACTATCGGTGGAGGTTATGTCACGGATGGATATATCGAAAGAAACAGTAAAATTCGCTTAATTCGCGATAATATTGTTATCTATGAAGGTCAATTATCTTCATTACGCCGTTTCCAAGATGATGTTAAACAAGTTAACAAAGGCTATGAATGTGGATTGATGATTGAAGACTATAATGATATTAAAGTTGACGATCAAATCGAAGCCTACCATATGGTAGAAGTGAAGCGTTAA
- the rbfA gene encoding 30S ribosome-binding factor RbfA yields MSTNRRVERVSQEILREVNSILRKEVKDPRVKNITITDVDLTGDLQNATIYYSTLSDSQSEHEKVQKGLDKVSGLVRSLLGQRLRIYKTPEVVFKRDESIEYGQRIDQLLAQLNKED; encoded by the coding sequence ATGTCTACGAATCGTCGCGTAGAGCGAGTTAGCCAAGAAATCTTACGCGAAGTTAACTCGATTCTGCGTAAAGAAGTGAAAGATCCTCGTGTCAAAAATATTACCATTACTGATGTTGATTTAACTGGTGATTTACAAAACGCTACCATCTATTATTCCACCTTATCCGATTCACAAAGTGAACATGAAAAAGTGCAAAAGGGACTTGATAAGGTCAGTGGCTTAGTACGTTCGTTGTTAGGTCAACGCTTACGTATTTATAAGACACCAGAAGTTGTCTTTAAGCGGGATGAATCGATCGAATATGGTCAACGTATTGACCAGTTATTGGCTCAGTTAAATAAAGAAGATTAA
- a CDS encoding ABC transporter substrate-binding protein, with product MKKYLRYLAAGLLTCTLAACSNQGKESSNDKVDVGIIQYMEHDSLQRAKEGFQDSLKEAGYEEGKNLAIEFHNSQGDQSNLQSITQQLKGKKDLILSIATPAAQAMLNTDKETPQLFTAVTDPVGAKLVESMEKPGKNMTGTSDMAPVGDVVDLLLKADPSIKTIGILYNSSEVNSEVQYEQAKEYIESKGLKVESMTVTSTNDVQQATKILAEKVDGIYLPTDNTIANTIQTIGKVLMETKTPSVAAFDAAIEGSLCAYGVDYYKLGQQTGNMAVDILKGDKKPEETPVEMSKDLVVKVNDEMAAALGMDSEELKARLKE from the coding sequence ATGAAAAAATATTTACGTTATCTAGCAGCCGGTCTATTAACCTGTACATTAGCCGCTTGTTCAAATCAAGGCAAGGAAAGTAGTAATGATAAGGTGGATGTGGGGATTATCCAATATATGGAACATGATTCCCTACAAAGAGCTAAGGAAGGTTTCCAAGATAGCCTGAAAGAAGCCGGCTATGAAGAAGGAAAGAATTTAGCGATTGAATTCCACAATTCCCAAGGCGATCAATCGAACTTACAAAGCATTACCCAACAATTAAAGGGAAAAAAGGACCTGATTTTAAGTATTGCTACTCCAGCTGCACAAGCCATGCTGAACACTGACAAAGAGACCCCGCAATTATTTACGGCAGTGACTGATCCTGTCGGCGCTAAATTAGTTGAAAGTATGGAAAAACCGGGTAAAAATATGACCGGTACTAGTGATATGGCTCCTGTCGGTGATGTTGTTGATTTATTATTAAAGGCTGATCCATCCATCAAAACCATCGGGATTTTATATAACTCAAGTGAAGTAAACTCAGAAGTCCAATATGAACAAGCCAAGGAATATATTGAATCCAAGGGCTTAAAGGTCGAAAGTATGACGGTGACATCAACTAATGATGTCCAACAAGCGACTAAAATCTTAGCAGAAAAAGTAGATGGAATTTACCTTCCAACAGATAACACGATTGCTAATACCATTCAAACGATCGGTAAAGTCTTAATGGAGACCAAGACACCATCCGTAGCCGCTTTCGATGCTGCTATTGAAGGTTCCCTATGTGCCTATGGGGTAGACTACTATAAATTGGGACAACAAACCGGGAATATGGCAGTGGATATTCTCAAGGGCGATAAAAAGCCTGAAGAAACTCCAGTAGAAATGTCTAAGGACCTAGTCGTTAAAGTAAACGATGAAATGGCTGCTGCCTTGGGAATGGACAGTGAAGAATTGAAAGCACGTTTGAAGGAATAG
- a CDS encoding ABC transporter permease codes for MDLMISSVSQGMMWSILAIGVYITFRILGLADLSAEGSFPLGAAVCAKLLVNQVPPLLAVLAALLAGALAGFLTGFMTTKMKIPALLAGILTMTGLYSVNLRVMGQANTPLLGEKTLLTSLENLGLSTTWSPFLLGLLTVMVIVLGLVIFMGTEYGLSLIATGDNALMAEANEIRTDHVQLVGYMISNALIALSGALIAQYNGYADLSMGTGTIVIGLAAIVIGEVLLSQVKLPSRLLSIILGAIIYRVIIDLIMKYIPILPSDIKILSAIVLAIILWGPQVEWKTKKSAHLND; via the coding sequence ATGGATTTAATGATATCTAGTGTTTCGCAGGGAATGATGTGGTCAATTTTGGCCATTGGGGTATATATTACTTTTAGAATCTTAGGCTTAGCCGACTTATCGGCTGAGGGGAGTTTCCCTCTGGGGGCGGCAGTCTGTGCTAAATTATTAGTCAATCAGGTACCCCCTTTATTAGCGGTTCTAGCAGCACTTCTAGCAGGCGCTCTGGCTGGCTTTCTAACTGGTTTCATGACCACAAAGATGAAAATACCGGCCCTCTTAGCAGGGATCTTAACCATGACCGGCCTTTACTCCGTTAACTTAAGAGTTATGGGACAAGCCAACACCCCCTTATTAGGAGAAAAAACCTTGTTAACTTCCTTAGAGAACTTAGGCTTATCGACAACATGGTCACCATTTTTACTAGGCTTATTAACCGTCATGGTTATTGTTTTAGGACTTGTGATTTTTATGGGCACTGAGTACGGATTGAGTTTAATTGCAACTGGTGATAATGCCTTAATGGCAGAAGCTAACGAGATTCGAACGGACCACGTGCAATTAGTGGGCTACATGATTTCCAATGCCTTGATTGCTCTATCGGGGGCTTTAATCGCTCAGTATAACGGCTATGCTGACCTATCAATGGGAACCGGAACCATCGTCATTGGTCTAGCTGCCATTGTGATTGGCGAAGTCTTATTAAGCCAAGTAAAATTACCAAGTCGTTTATTGTCAATTATTTTGGGTGCGATTATCTACCGAGTAATTATCGACTTAATCATGAAATATATTCCGATTTTACCAAGTGATATCAAGATACTATCCGCCATAGTCTTAGCAATTATCCTATGGGGCCCACAAGTAGAATGGAAGACTAAGAAAAGCGCTCATTTAAATGATTAA
- a CDS encoding ABC transporter ATP-binding protein encodes MNELVQLKNLNKVFQTQSSKPHQVIKDLNLSIKDNDFISVIGSNGAGKSTMMNLIAGTIPLSSGQIYLDDREISALPAYKRAKMISRVFQDPQMGTAKSLSVEENLAIAYKRGHKRSFQTSITKDMREEFRSRLSTLGMGLENRMQEQVSSLSGGQHQVLTLLMAVLQTPKLLLLDEHTAALDPRTSAMVMSLTQDLVSEYQLTTLMITHDMNDALTYGNRLIMLHDGQVVVDISGEQKENCSIDDLLQLFHHNVGESLNNDELLLAN; translated from the coding sequence ATGAATGAATTAGTTCAATTAAAGAATTTAAATAAGGTATTTCAAACGCAATCGAGTAAACCCCATCAGGTCATTAAAGATTTAAATCTTTCGATTAAAGATAACGATTTTATTAGTGTTATTGGCAGCAACGGCGCAGGAAAATCAACCATGATGAATCTTATTGCCGGAACGATTCCCTTGAGCTCTGGACAGATTTATTTAGACGACCGTGAAATTTCTGCTTTACCAGCTTATAAACGCGCAAAAATGATTAGTCGGGTCTTCCAAGACCCACAAATGGGCACAGCGAAATCCCTTAGCGTAGAAGAAAACTTAGCCATTGCTTATAAGCGAGGACACAAGCGCAGCTTTCAAACATCTATTACAAAAGATATGCGCGAAGAATTTCGCTCCCGTTTAAGTACCTTAGGCATGGGATTAGAAAACCGTATGCAAGAACAGGTAAGCTCATTATCAGGGGGCCAACATCAAGTCTTAACTTTACTTATGGCTGTCTTACAAACTCCAAAACTATTACTTCTTGACGAGCATACGGCTGCCTTAGATCCGCGCACAAGTGCAATGGTAATGTCTTTAACCCAAGACTTGGTCAGCGAGTATCAATTAACTACTTTAATGATCACCCATGATATGAATGATGCGCTAACTTATGGCAATCGTTTAATCATGCTTCATGATGGCCAAGTAGTTGTTGATATCTCTGGAGAACAGAAAGAAAATTGTAGCATTGACGACTTACTACAACTCTTCCATCATAATGTCGGTGAAAGTCTCAATAATGATGAGTTATTATTAGCTAATTAA